AAACTTCGGGACATCGTCGACTACCTGCCGACCCACGCGATGGACTTCGACCTGCGGCGGCTCTCGGACGCGAGGATCACCGTTCCCAGCGCCACGCGGCCCAACGCGCCGCTCGGGCGGTTGCTCGACTTTCTCCGAGACGGCGACGAGGTCAGGACGTTCTCGCACACGTTCAACGAGCAGACGCTGCGCGTCGTCCGGGAGCGCGTGACCGCCGGCGAACAGCGGTTTCGAGGGGTCTTCGGTCGCAGCGCGATCGACGCGCTCGCCGACGACTCGTCGCTCCGGGAGCAACTCGAGGCCCTGCTCGCCGCCGACGACGCCGAGATCAGGGTCCGCGAAGAGGGCGTCCCGATCGCGATCATGATCGTCGACGACCTCGTCTATCTGCTCTTGCGAGACGAGAGCGGCATCCTGCAGGCGTCCGTCGACACCGAGGACGACGCCGTCCGGTCGTGGGCCGAG
This portion of the Natrinema salinisoli genome encodes:
- a CDS encoding helix-turn-helix transcriptional regulator yields the protein MESALEEIEFLALSSNRVEVLGLLAEGRHTRTELAAATGASQATLGRILGDFEDRSWIRHDGSEYVATATGRLVAEGFTDLTEILETEAKLRDIVDYLPTHAMDFDLRRLSDARITVPSATRPNAPLGRLLDFLRDGDEVRTFSHTFNEQTLRVVRERVTAGEQRFRGVFGRSAIDALADDSSLREQLEALLAADDAEIRVREEGVPIAIMIVDDLVYLLLRDESGILQASVDTEDDAVRSWAEDSLDHYWRTATPLESDAFSE